Below is a genomic region from Drosophila albomicans strain 15112-1751.03 chromosome 2R, ASM965048v2, whole genome shotgun sequence.
CCACTTTTCCAGGACTACAACTCAATTGTctctttctgctttttttCGTTCGCTAAATATTTTGCGACGCATTTTATGCGCCTGCCAACGCGACTCGctcttatttcatttgttttgagGGGGAGTTGAGTTAAGCGAGTGGTGGCTGCTCTCTTTCTCCCGCCCACCCAACACAAAGTGGCAATTATATTTGCCTTATTTTTGCAACCAAgcaaagaagaggaagagagtcGTTGTTGAGCCTAACAGCGTTCTGTTAATGTTACTCTTGTGCCATCTCGCTCACACGCACGGAGCTGAGATGGAGTTTTTACTTACCTTTTACTTTTGCTGTTTACACTtgtttctgtttatttaaattgcatatcGAGGTAAATGTGAGAGCGCAGAACTTGATACTCAgtgcaaacaaataattggatttcgattttgttgttgttgttgctcaaaTGATGTTGCTTTTGAGCAACTTTGTCAAGAGCCGGTTTGATTGGCGTTTTTGGGTTAAGCATTGATTGTTTTAGGCAAAATACACACGGAAAAAGACaaagggagacagagagatagaaaACTATTAGTGTGTCGTAGCATTGGCCTGTAATTGGCTTAAGCGAATTGCGAAAATGGCGACATGGGcgcttatatacatatttacatagaTACTTACATTACACATACCGGTCAaccaccaacaaaaacaactctGGACGAAGCGCATAATCAGTGTGGAACGCAAGTCACAAAACCGGCTGCGTCGTAATAAACATGCATTCCACACAGCAGCATAACAAAatcaagagcaacaacaactgcaacaacagccgTGGACCGTATCTGTCAACGCCTGATCTAACAGCTGTtagcaaaagtaaaacagcGGCCGGCATCTCGTTGAAACCACCAACCACAGAGACCTCAACCTCAGCATCCcactctctttcactctcatGCTCAAAAGCTCTCcccacacacatgcacactgGAGAGCGACAACGAGCGTGGATGGAGCTATACACAAAATTCTTCTTTTCTCCGCCTCTTACCGATTGCTGAATGATTTTATGGCAATCGTAggatgtatatatgtatgtgtatgtatgtagagaTGCATACGTACATAGCCCCCtcatgtgcatgtgtgtgtgtaagtctAGTCagtcttgtttttattgtctttTTGCGTCTGTGTTTTTCTACTGCGCATGCAAAATGCTGTGCAAAAAGAAAGCGAAATTTTTACGTGTGCGCTGCAGTCGACAGCGCTGCTCTGACTACAGAtgtatgcgtgcgtgtgtgtgccaaagataaatacgtatgtatgtacatagtatAAGCATATGTACAATATGCGTATGTTTGCCCAtatgtgtatacatatgtacatatgtgcataATTAAAGAATCATAAATTGTAGCTTGCATAATTAATAGCTCGTGTTAGAAGTTATTCAACGCTCCCGTTAGATTGCACTCGAAGCACCCAATTAGCAGCTGCTACTGACCATTTGTTATGCTTTACGAAACGAGGGTGGAAGGGAGGAAGTGAGGGGAGGGCGGGTGGTTGATTTGGTCTTTGGGGCGCATCCCCGACTATGTAATTCagtttttaatacaattttctcgtgttttactttacttaatttattatagcGCAGCAGCAGAGTGCTATCAAAAAAAGTTCGCGTGTTTGGACAGAACTCTGCAGCTTATTTACTCGTCAtgaacacacactcaaacgATTCTACGTGTGTGTCTGCTTATAGTACTTCTagctttttcttctttatcaGTCATACGCGGCGCGGTCGCTGCGCTCTGTTGCGTCGATGTCGCCGTCGTCAGGttgattgaaaaaaaaaagctacgctgctctgctgtgttgtgttgttgttgttgtctgttaatgtgttttgtgttactgtttttatttgttttctctaGGCCATTTTGTCCACGATTTCtggcatttgctttttttcatattcatgTTCATGTTCTCGCTTCCCTGTTTGCATAATGTGTTTCTTGCTCAAGGCACAGTTGCATTTGGTATTTACCTTTTGGgttttcagtttgttgttattagATAAATACACATAGTGGAAAGAGTgaagagagcagagagagagatgcccGACAAGTGCACTTGAAGTTGCATCAAAATGtgatacacaaacacattccCGACTATCTCTACACATACATTCTCGCAAATAACTctctacacatacatacagaaaCGTGCACGCTcatgaaaatgttaaatgaagATCAGTGCTGTTAAAAACAGGCATATTTTATGATGGGGTCACACTGACTGACTCAAATTAGCATAagctcaatttgttgttgctggtgttatCGGTGTGTAATTTTATACTCGCACTGTAATTTTATATGCAAAGCGTATGAATATAAGCGACTACTtgttattgcaaatatttcatgtgcatttaaattaagacATTTCAAAGGACTTACCTGGCTACCCTTTTTTCTATATGCATATAgcatttatatgtataatgtTGTCTGTTGCCCACATAATTTTTTGTAGCTTGGGAGCTGCTTGCGTATAAAATTTCCATGTCTTCGATTTGAATTaccagcaaaagcaaaaaaaaggaaattgaaagaaataaaacagaaTTCGCCGGCCTGTAAACAGATACCGTTTTTGGCACACCGTAgaaagcaacaagaacaagaagacCGACCGATGAACACCAACAAAAtctcagcagcagcgaagCCAACGCTGACGCTAATAGCGACGTCGACGCCTGCAATTTATAGAGAGCGCGAGTGAATGAGAAAGAGAACAGAGTGAGAGGCTGCTTTGTTGGTGGTGTTTAGCTACCTGCTCTGcctttgcttgcttgcttgctgctgcttatttaatttcttgcCAATTTCAGCAAATTCCACACGACGTtgtttcgttcatttttttgcCGTTTAACATTTCACTGTATATAAGctaagtatgtatgtgtgtgcaatgcATGTgaatagtgtgtgtgtgtgtgtgtgtgcatataaTCGCACTAAAAACGTTTGTCATTTaccatttgctgttgtttcgcgctatttgttgctgcaattaaCAGCTCGTAAAATTCAAAGCTGCCGTTTGTCAAACAACATTTAACAGAGCAACGATAACAGAGCTGAGCATGTTAAGCAAGATAGTCGgctgttaatttattttcttcttttttgccaacacacaacgcaagcaagcaagcaagcaaaacgTTGCCAAAAGTCTTTCTAATGAAGCGAGCGAGATAAAGACGTCGTTGACCAAAAGCGGTTAATACAGAATTAACTATAACGTTACCTCGACTTCTTCTTACCTGTTGCGGTCTGTGCTTCTTCTCGTTCTGGTTTctctcgcattcgcattctcattcttgttttgcctttggcttttcTTCACACGCCGGCCTCCATGTCGTCGCCTCTTTGCTCCTTCCCCTCTAGCTTCTTCTCGCTTTGCGTTGCCTTATTGATTGgtttaatactttttatatgcCGAGTTTATTGACATTTGCGCTTGCGCGACGCGACattaagaacaacaacaacatgacattgttttttatgttagAAATATTTTCGGTATGCTTCAGCGTTGTTTCTTGTTGGGAGCTTTAATGGGGCGAAGcgaagatggagatggagaagcGAAAGATAGAAGAGAGGGGGAAGAAGTGTAGTGGCAGCTTATACATAATTCAAAATGGTTTCCCTGCTTGCGCTTTATCATCAGCTTTTTAATGTCACGTCGTGTTTTGTTGTGCTctcatttctctctcttttgcgcATTTGTTACTTGCACTAATGCTAATGACATGTAAAAGgtgcaaagcaaaacaaaacacctTAAATGGCGCTAAAGTTTAATGTGCcaattgcataaatatatactctatactatattatacttTGCATTGAGCGACGCACACATGTCTAATTGATTTCTtttgtctttctttttgttgcagaTGTGAAGAGAATCCCTAGGTGCTAATTTAGTTGATAAGCGCAAACAAAAAgtacaataaagaaaaaaaacaacaagaaaatacactcacacacaccgcaaccaatacacacacatctgGCAACAATTTCGAACTAGGTGGCAACATTTTTAGCGAGcgcgcttaaaagtatgctacacaaaATTACGGGCGATCGCCGCGCTGCCAGGCCAACgtagcaaaaagcaaaagacatAAAAGAAACGACTAAACTGTAAacgagaagaagcagaagaaggaggaggaagaggcaGAGGAGTGAAGAGTAGATAGAGAGCAGAGCGCTAGcaaaatactatttttgtaCAACTGCAGGCAGCGGCGACTGCGAAATGTCGAAATATTTAACAACCACCGCCGCGcccaacagccacagcaataacaacagcagcacacaaCGTCAACAGCAACTTTATGGAGTTGGTGGCGGCAATTCGCAGGTGGTACGAAAGCTCAGCTATGAGCTgctgggcaacaacaacaacaataacagcagtcacaacaataacaataataatattgtgatcaaaaatgaaaagctgCTGGACATTGATTACGAGCAACACGCTGGTGGCAACCACAAcgataacagcagcaacagcggcgtTGGCGTCGCTGCACACCTGCGAGATCACGTCTACATAAGTCTGAGCAAgggcgcaacaacaacatccacaGTTATTGCCGAAGCAACGAGCACACATCAACATCCACAAcatccacagcagcaacagcatcgcaGTGGCGgtgcaagcaaaacaaatgataTCACACAATACTACAAGGTGAGGagaaatgtttataataaaaaaaaaactattgacATAGCATAACTCAATATTTAACTGCACATTCAAGGCTCTTTTCTCATGCACAATTTAAAGCAATCTTGAGTTATAGATTGGGTTTTATTGTCCAGATAAAATCAATCAGCTCTTATCACATCATTAATTTAACAGAGCGTGAGAGAATAACATTTCTATGTTAAGTAACAGCTCAGTGCCTTAGCTGTATTGTTGCTTAGATGCTCCGCCTAGTTCTCGATAAGTTCTAATAAGTTATACAATTAGAGACTGATCGATAGTTAAGATGTAGCTGAATCGATATGTTGAGATCGATATAAACACGatggcacacacactttcTTTCCCATTCCGTGAGAGAATGGCATTTCTATGTTAAGTAACCATTCTGTGTCTAAGCTGTATGTTTTGATGTTCCGCCTGATTGTCTATaactttaatatacaattagAGGCTGATCGATAGTTAAGATACAACTTAATCGATAAGTTGAGATCGATATAAACATTCCGTGAGagattaaaatttatatgttaaGTATGAAAACTAAGATATGATGATTGTCGATAACTTCAATATACAATTAGAGGCTGACCGATAGTTAAGATACAACTTAATCGATAAGTTGAGATCGATATAAACATTCCGTGAGAGATTAACATTTCTATGTTAAGTGTGAAAACATAATAAGATATGATGATTGTCGATAAGTTCAATATATAACTTAATCGATATCGTTGTGATCGATAAATACACGTACTCATCACACACTCGTTCTTTGCCCATTCGTTTGTTGCACAGGTCAAGCGCCGGGCGCACGGAGTCACCCACGAGATCCACCCGAAGAAACAGGCCAAACAAAGCGATCAGCATCAAACGGTCACctacaacagcaaacagcagcaacagcgctaccaccaccaccaacagcagcatcagcagcagcaatacgAAGTCGaacacgacgacgacgacgatgagacgacgacgagcaAACCGGCCGGCAACGGATCTTCTGCTCATCACTCGCATGCTCAGTTTGCGCGAACAGCGTCTCAGCATCAGTCGACggcgtcgcagcagcagcaacagcatcatcatcagcaacaggcATCGTTAGTCACATCGTCGTCATCGGCGGCATCAActggaggtggaggtggtggtggaggaggaggcggtgATCGCAATCGGGCAGACACCTCGTTGGGTATATTGACGAAAAAGTTTGTGGATCTGCTGCAGGAGTCACCGGATGGTGTTGTTGATCTGAACGATGCCTCGAATCGTTTGTCCGTGCAGAAGCGACGCATCTACGACATTACGAATGTGCTCGAGGGCATTGGCATCTTGGAGAAGAAGTCCAAGAACAACATTCAATGGCGCGGCGGTCAATCGTTGGTCAGCAACGAGCGTTCCCGTCACCTCGAAGCGGAAAACGAGCGACTCGAGCAGCGTGAAAATGAGGTCAACACGCTTATCGATCAGATGCGCAGCGAGCTGGCCGATATATCGGGTGAGGTGGAGAATATCAGTGGCATGGCCTATGTAACGCAGAATGATCTGCTCAATGTGGATCTGTTTAAAGATCAGATTGTGATAGTGATCAAGGCGCCGCCAGAGGCCAGACTTGGGGTGAGTACTAAAGCTGTAAATCTAAGTGTAGCGTTGCCAGACTATTTAACACACATCCTTTTCACTTATCTACTTTGTGGTATACTCAAAagttaaatgtataaataagtgcgtgtgtgtgtatttggtaAAAGTCTCGATTCGTCCCTATTCGGGCGACGTCAGACAATTGTGTGCTTCTTCTTTGCGTCTGCATGCCATTAAACATGGCGCCCTATTTTTAGATACGACGCAGACGGCGACAAGCGCCGCACACTGCAAAATGGAATACACTCCTAGCGCCCCTCTGTCTGCCTGCCACCCCCTCTCCTCTTCCATTTAATGCTATACACTcctatgatttttttctttttgatatCATTTTGCAACTCAGAGCAACAGAACtcagcaacaaaaattttcCAATTGAAATTTGTGCTCTGTCTTGTTGGCCTGATCTGATCTGAtgtgtgatgatgatgatcagcAGACGATTCTGTTCAGTTAGCCACGcactatttataaatatttcgctTAATGTTTCCGTTCGCCTTGAACTGTTTAATGAACTCGCGCGTAACGCACGCACGAgagcgaaagaaagaaaagaaaaaaaaacaacgaaaaacacACAAGAAAAACTAAAGCGATTAATATCGTTTACAGGTAGtctccaaacacacacacacatccatacATACTACACTAAATACTTgcaagtaattaaaaattcacttagtctggcaacgctgttgcttagccaacaaaataaagcgaaatgtgtaaatatcatttctaaaaatacaattgGCAAGTGGCGCTGTTGGATACATTGCTGTTAACAGTCTGTTAATTACAGTGATGTTAACTGCGCTGCTGCTATTCACAGCGCTGTTAACTTGACAGCCTTAACATTTCTGTTATTGACCTCTGTTCTCTCTCCTTGTCTCTGTTACAGTTCTCAGATCCAAAGGAGCCGCGTGAGATTTTCGTCAAGTCGGAGAATGGCGAGGAGATAAATGTGTTTCTGTGCCACGACAACTCGCCGGAGAATTCACCGATTTCCCCTGGCTCTGGACCCGATTCGGGTTATGCGCCATCTGGCTCATTGGCGGGCAGCAGCGGCCTGCggacggcgacgtcgacgcgACTGCAACACCTGACCAATCAGCGGCTCAACGATCCGCTGTTCAACAACATTGATGCCATGAGCACCAAGGGTCTAGGTAAGTCGATATATCATTACTCTTTGATCGAATCGAGTTAGTAAtctgttttcatatttaacaGGCCATACACCATATCGCGTATCAGCCCAACGCAACCTCAGCAAATCGATTGAGGCGGCGGCCAAGCAATCCCAGCCTGAATATAATAACATTTGTGATATTGGCGGCGTCAAGTATGAACTGACttcgccacagcagcagcaacagcaatcgtCGACGAATCATGTCgccgacgacgatgacgatgatgatgttgacGAGGAGCTAAATCAATTGGTGCCCACGCTGACCAGTCCTGTGGTGCGTAGCAGCGGACATCACCaacaccaccagcagcagcaccaacagcaacatcatcatcatccccatcagcagcatcagcagccgAACACTATTCAGCAGCTTTTCAGCAGTCTAACAAAATCGCCCacgccaacgacgacgacaacaacgacgacaaggcgacgtggcaacaacaacaatacgctTAATagtcataacaacaacaacaccaacaacagcagcagcagcaacaattccCAACcccccaacagcaacagcagctacaatcagcaaccgcagcaacGACGCAGCGATGTACCCATGTATAACTGTGCAATGGAAGGAGCGACTGCGCCCTTTACTgttaacagcaacagtaacagcggcagcaatcacagcaacaactcctCGGCCATGGGCTCGCTGCAGATGCAGTTTGCAGCCGTCGCTggcaatgacaacagcaacaacggtgGCCTTGGCTTAACGGCAACATATGGCGACATCTCTGGCGCTGGCGCCAATGTTgctcatcatcagcagcagcagcagcaacaacagcagcagcaggaataCACGCATCATAGTCGCAACTATCGCTTGTTGCCGCCAGGCGTTGCCGACTGCGACGCTGACAGCGACGGCAGCAATGCTGCGCTGCAAGGCCTCGATGCACTGTTCAGTGATATCGACACGGACTGTAagtacacatttttttaatatgattttggCATAAAAGTTGTGTTTTCGTTGTCATACTCTCTCATCTTACACGCATTACATGTTGCCTATGTAAATAACAGCGTCTGTGCGTTAACAGTGGCAGATAACATAATATGTGtatgttaaacaaaatataagaaGCGTGCTTGTCAAGAACTTTCTCTGTGACTTGCGTGCATTTTTCTCATCGAAACCGCATCACAGTCTGAGTTCTTGCTGAGCGCGTACTTCGCACTTCAACAAACCATGTAATATAAATCTTCTATATAACTAAGTGAAAGTGTCGCTTCAACCAAAGATGTCAATTGTGTTTTTATATCCAAAATTTTTGCATTCCAATTTTCGGCTAGCTACCAACGAGAATCAgttcaaaattgaattatttgatttaatgtaactttttgcagttttctttattattttcttatacaGTGAAATGtgatattaaaatacaaaatcttttaatgaattaacCAAATAACAAAACTAACTCTTCatgctctctctgtctcacacacaaacacattacATACACACAGCATGCTCACTCCATTTACAGCCCATTTACAtgcccaacaacaactgttagTAAGGCCGACGGAACTGTGAAAGCTCTGAAACCTAACAGTTTCTGTTAGTTGACAGTCATTGTGCACTGTTAACATAACAGCAGCTGTTAATGAACGAGGAATTTCACGTTTATGcctactacaaaatatataatccATAATAATATCTAATCGCAAACTAACAAACACTAATATTTAAAGGttgttttaattatcattgtatatatatatgtatgtatataaataatgtatgtatgtatattcgtATTAACCCGCCGCCTCTTATCGTCAAAATGGAAACCATTATTGTATCAACGCGCAAGCGCAAATTCATTTTGGAACTGAATTCTCGTGGGTCTGCAGTGCACTGACCGTTGCGGAGGGCAATTGttcatattgaaattgaaattttgtagCACCATGAGATTCAGCTCTGGCGTGAATTTCAAACATGCATccaccaaacaaaaaaaaacaaaaaatcaaaaccaatcaaatcaactcaactcaactcaaatcaaagaaaataaatcatcCCCGatgaaaatcaatcaattaatgtACATCCATCATACATACCCAACacacatgtatttatttcattttagcaGCCATGCTTCGCATTGTTTAGAGTATCATTTTTATATCGACTGTTGACTAATGTGGTTTctcttttatcttttttgcAGACTTCAATAACGATGCATTTGTGCCCATCGTTCCACCGGATGACAATGAATATCCATATGCGCTTAACGCTAACGAGGGCATCGATCGCCTTTTTGATTTTAGCTCCGATGCCTTTGGGCCCTAAGATCGATCTGTTGAtccaacaaaacacacacaaaaacacaaacaacaacaaatcaactgCGAATTGGGGGAATTTTTGGGggtgtttataattttaaattatatacaagGAAAGCAGCGCATATAACTTTAGAGAtgatctattattattattattattatattattaatattattattattacaaattatcaAGTAAAGAAGCAgtttaaagaaaattcaacaaaaacaaattgtagaaAACTTAATGAAACTAAGTTGTGTGTAACATTTTAAGCGTAAAATCCAAcctacatttacatttataatccaaacgtattttaagtaaaaacaacaacaaaaaaaacaactaaaagaaaaagaaaaacaaacaaaaatgccctcacaaaatgcaaaaacacattttataagcaaatttcaatttttagcCTTAAcaagaaaacgaaacaaaactaaaacagcaacatcaatgCTGAATACTTAATGCAAAAGAAGCAAATCGATGAGAAACATTCAAAGATGCctcatacaaaaatattttgcgccAGAACTGTCTGTAAATTagaacactcacacacacacatacacccaaaaacacacacccacaaaaaacacaaacaaaacaaaagcaaaaaacataatttttaattagtaaaacaaaatagttattaaactaaatattatatgaaaataaaacaactaaaaaaaaaaaacaaaacaaaaaaggaaa
It encodes:
- the LOC117575090 gene encoding transcription factor E2f1 — translated: MSKYLTTTAAPNSHSNNNSSTQRQQQLYGVGGGNSQVVRKLSYELLGNNNNNNSSHNNNNNNIVIKNEKLLDIDYEQHAGGNHNDNSSNSGVGVAAHLRDHVYISLSKGATTTSTVIAEATSTHQHPQHPQQQQHRSGGASKTNDITQYYKVKRRAHGVTHEIHPKKQAKQSDQHQTVTYNSKQQQQRYHHHQQQHQQQQYEVEHDDDDDETTTSKPAGNGSSAHHSHAQFARTASQHQSTASQQQQQHHHQQQASLVTSSSSAASTGGGGGGGGGGGDRNRADTSLGILTKKFVDLLQESPDGVVDLNDASNRLSVQKRRIYDITNVLEGIGILEKKSKNNIQWRGGQSLVSNERSRHLEAENERLEQRENEVNTLIDQMRSELADISGEVENISGMAYVTQNDLLNVDLFKDQIVIVIKAPPEARLGFSDPKEPREIFVKSENGEEINVFLCHDNSPENSPISPGSGPDSGYAPSGSLAGSSGLRTATSTRLQHLTNQRLNDPLFNNIDAMSTKGLGHTPYRVSAQRNLSKSIEAAAKQSQPEYNNICDIGGVKYELTSPQQQQQQSSTNHVADDDDDDDVDEELNQLVPTLTSPVVRSSGHHQHHQQQHQQQHHHHPHQQHQQPNTIQQLFSSLTKSPTPTTTTTTTTRRRGNNNNTLNSHNNNNTNNSSSSNNSQPPNSNSSYNQQPQQRRSDVPMYNCAMEGATAPFTVNSNSNSGSNHSNNSSAMGSLQMQFAAVAGNDNSNNGGLGLTATYGDISGAGANVAHHQQQQQQQQQQQEYTHHSRNYRLLPPGVADCDADSDGSNAALQGLDALFSDIDTDYFNNDAFVPIVPPDDNEYPYALNANEGIDRLFDFSSDAFGP